CGCTGGGCCTGGTCGTTCAGCTTGAGGTGCACCCAGTCCACCGTGTAGTCGCGGCGGCGCTGCTTGGCCTGCCGGATGAACTCGCCGCGCAGGCGGGCCCGCGTGGTCTGGGGCGGCTCGCGCATGGCCCGCTGGACGTCTCGCTCCTCCACCGCCCGATCCATCCTCCCCCGCCGCTCCAGCAGGTAGTACAGCCCCCGATCGCGGTTCACGTCGTGGTAGGCGAGGTCCATCAGCGCGACCCGCGGGCTCGCCAGCGGCAGGCCGTTCTTCTCCCGGTAGTGCTCGATCATCGAGTGCTTGGCCACCCAGTCGACCTTCCGGACAAGCCGCTCGGGCTCCCCCGCCGCCAGCGCCTCCAGGGCCAGGCGCCACTCGTCGAGCAGCTTGCGAGACAACGGGTCCGGGCCACGGCGTTCAATGAACCGGGCCGTCCGGTCGTAGTACTCGGCCTGGATCTCGATGGCCGAGAGCTCCCGGCCGTTGGCCAGGCGGACCTTCTTCCGGCACGTGATGTCGTGGGAGATCTCCCGGATGGCCCGAATGGGGTTCTCCAGGGTGAGGTCGCGCATGACCGTGTTCTCCTCGACCGTGCGCAGGACCAGCCCGGTCACCCCGACCTTCATGAGGGTGGTCCACTCGCTCATGTTCGAGTCGCCCACGATCACGTGGAGGCGCCGGAACCGCTCCGCGTCCGCGTGCGGCTCGTCGCGGGTGTTGATGATGGGTCTGCTCCTCGTGGTGGCGGAGGAGACGCCTTCCCAGATGTGCTCGGCTCGCTGGGACAGGAAGTACTGGGCGCCCCGGGGCCCGTGCAGCACCTTCCCGGCGCCGCAGAAGACCTGCCGAGTCACGAAGAACGGGATGAGGACGTCGGCCATGCGGGCGAACTCGCCCTGCCGCGCCACCAGGTAGTTCTCGTGGCAGCCGTAGGAGTTGCCCGCCGAGTCCGTGTTGTTCTTGAACAGGTAGACCTCGCCCGAGATGCCCTCCTCGTGCAGGCGGATCTGGGCCGCCGCGAGCAGGGCCTCCAGGATCCGCTCCCCCGCCTTGTCATGGGCCACCAGGTCGAGGACGGCGTCGCATTCGGGGGTCGCGTATTCGGGGTGGGAACCCACGTCCAGGTACAACCGGGCGCCGTTCTCCAGGAACACGTTGGAGGACCGGCCCCAGTGCACCACCCGCCGGAACAGGTACCGGGCCACCTCGTCGGGGCTCAGGCGCCGCTGGCCCCGGAACGTGCAGGTCACGCCGTACTCGTTCTCCAGGCCGAAGATGCGCCGCTCCACGCATGGAGTGTAGCCGCGAGGTCCGACAAATCCGGCAGGTGCGGCCGGGTACGCTTCGGCCGTGACGGGGATCCAGGACCAGACCGGGCGGCTCCGGCGGGTGTACGTGCGAGCCCCCCGCGTGGAGGACCTCTCCGGGTGGCGCGCGTTCGGGTGGCGCTCGGAGCCCGACCCGCAACGCATGCTCCAGGAGCACGCCGCGTTCCGGGCAGAGCTGGAAGCCACGGGGGCCGAGGTCGTGTGCGGTGAGACCCCGCTCCCGGGCGATCCCGATGCCATCTACACCTACGACCCGGTCCTGATGGCCGACCGCGGTGCGATCCTCCTGCGCCCCGGCAAGGAGGGGCGGCGCCGGGAGCCGCTCGCCGTCGAGCGGGACCTGGCGGCGGCCGGCGTGAGGATCGCCGGACGTCTGGAGGCTCCGGCCACGGCCGAGGGCGGAGACATGTTCTGGCTGGACTCCCGAACGCTGGCCGTCGGCCGTGGGTACCGCACCAACGACGCAGGGATCGCCGCGGTGCGGGAGCTGCTCCCGGACGTCGAGGTCATGGCGTTCGACCTCCCCCATCTGCGCGGACCGCAGGAGTGCCTCCACCTCCTGTCCCTTCTCAGCCCGCTCGACCGCGACCTCGTCGTGGCGTACCCACCCCTGCTACCCGTGCGGCTGATGGAAGCGCTCGCCGAACGGGGGGTGTCCATCGTCGAGGTCCCGGAGGAGGAGTTCTCCACGATGGGCCCGAACGTCCTTGCCCTGGCCCCTCGGGTCGCGCTCGCGCTCGAGGGGAATCCCGAGACCCGCCGGCGCATGGAAGTGGCGGGGGTCGAGGTCCGGACGTACCGGGGCGACGAGATCTCGCGAAAGGGCGACGGCGGCCCGACGTGTCTGACCAGGCCGCTCCTTCGGGGCTAGGCCTGGGTCACGGGCGCCGGGACCGCCGACACCTGCCCCGCCGTGGGCTCGCCCCATTCCTCGCTCCGCCGGAAGCCCCGCACGCCGTGCCAGATGGACCAGGCCATCAGGGCGGCCGTGAGCGGGATGCCGGTGACCAGGTTCACCATCACGAAGGCGCCGACGGAGGCTTCCAACGCCCACAGCCGAAGGCCCGACCGCGCCAGCAGGTAGATCCCCCACACGACCGCGCTCTGCCCGAAGACCTGCCGGTAGGTCCGGGATCCGACCACCTCCGGCGGGATGGGGTGCATCTCCCGGGCCACCAGGCCGGTCAGGGGCCGCCCGATGATCGCCGAGAGCAGGAACGCCAGCCCGAACGCCGCGTTCTGGAGCA
The Actinomycetota bacterium genome window above contains:
- the pafA gene encoding Pup--protein ligase — translated: MERRIFGLENEYGVTCTFRGQRRLSPDEVARYLFRRVVHWGRSSNVFLENGARLYLDVGSHPEYATPECDAVLDLVAHDKAGERILEALLAAAQIRLHEEGISGEVYLFKNNTDSAGNSYGCHENYLVARQGEFARMADVLIPFFVTRQVFCGAGKVLHGPRGAQYFLSQRAEHIWEGVSSATTRSRPIINTRDEPHADAERFRRLHVIVGDSNMSEWTTLMKVGVTGLVLRTVEENTVMRDLTLENPIRAIREISHDITCRKKVRLANGRELSAIEIQAEYYDRTARFIERRGPDPLSRKLLDEWRLALEALAAGEPERLVRKVDWVAKHSMIEHYREKNGLPLASPRVALMDLAYHDVNRDRGLYYLLERRGRMDRAVEERDVQRAMREPPQTTRARLRGEFIRQAKQRRRDYTVDWVHLKLNDQAQRTVLCKDPFRSVDERVEQLIAHM
- a CDS encoding arginine deiminase family protein, whose product is MTGIQDQTGRLRRVYVRAPRVEDLSGWRAFGWRSEPDPQRMLQEHAAFRAELEATGAEVVCGETPLPGDPDAIYTYDPVLMADRGAILLRPGKEGRRREPLAVERDLAAAGVRIAGRLEAPATAEGGDMFWLDSRTLAVGRGYRTNDAGIAAVRELLPDVEVMAFDLPHLRGPQECLHLLSLLSPLDRDLVVAYPPLLPVRLMEALAERGVSIVEVPEEEFSTMGPNVLALAPRVALALEGNPETRRRMEVAGVEVRTYRGDEISRKGDGGPTCLTRPLLRG
- a CDS encoding DUF3159 domain-containing protein, whose amino-acid sequence is MSTDDQIKIPEAPGRITARGIMGSYWPRFARDAFGPVLAFYVGWRLGGVALGIGLSSVASLVGYGLERRAGRRGYLARLSLGFVVLNAIVGLIANSAVVFLALPVLQNAAFGLAFLLSAIIGRPLTGLVAREMHPIPPEVVGSRTYRQVFGQSAVVWGIYLLARSGLRLWALEASVGAFVMVNLVTGIPLTAALMAWSIWHGVRGFRRSEEWGEPTAGQVSAVPAPVTQA